A genomic stretch from Bradyrhizobium sp. 195 includes:
- the yihA gene encoding ribosome biogenesis GTP-binding protein YihA/YsxC, which translates to MTDDKDAKLIEAGRKLFARDWQFIWASPSIQTLPPMAGLEVAFAGRSNVGKSSLINALTGRNALARTSHTPGRTQELIFFEVPGKTDLRLVDMPGYGYAKAPKSQVASWTELIHKFLLGRASLARVYVLIDARHGIKDVDLEVLKTLDRSAVSYQIVLTKADQVKASELQSRIAESEAALAKHPAAFPNVLATSSRSSTGMESLRAAMAKLLEERAS; encoded by the coding sequence ATGACCGACGACAAAGATGCGAAGCTGATCGAGGCTGGGCGAAAGCTGTTTGCCCGCGACTGGCAGTTCATCTGGGCCTCGCCCTCGATCCAGACGCTGCCGCCGATGGCGGGGCTGGAGGTCGCCTTTGCCGGACGCTCCAATGTCGGCAAGTCGAGCCTGATCAACGCGCTCACCGGCCGCAATGCGCTGGCGCGCACCTCGCATACGCCCGGCCGCACCCAGGAACTGATCTTCTTCGAGGTCCCAGGGAAGACCGACCTGCGCCTCGTCGACATGCCCGGTTACGGCTATGCCAAGGCGCCCAAGAGCCAGGTCGCGTCCTGGACCGAGTTGATCCACAAATTCCTGCTGGGACGTGCCTCACTCGCGCGCGTCTACGTCCTGATCGACGCGCGGCACGGCATCAAGGACGTCGATCTCGAAGTCCTGAAGACGCTCGACCGCTCCGCGGTCAGCTACCAGATCGTGCTGACCAAGGCCGACCAGGTGAAGGCCTCCGAGTTGCAATCGCGTATCGCCGAGAGCGAGGCCGCGCTGGCCAAGCATCCGGCCGCGTTCCCGAACGTGCTCGCGACATCGTCACGCAGTTCGACCGGCATGGAGAGCTTGCGCGCCGCAATGGCGAAGCTGCTGGAGGAGCGGGCCTCGTGA